GCGTCGGGCTGAATCACATCATCGAAGTCCTCACCGGCGCCGAAACCGAAAAGGTCCTGCGCTGGAATCACGACCAGCTCACGACCTACGGCATCGGCAAGGAACTCGCCCGCCCCGCCTGGGCCGCCGTCGGCCGCGAACTCATGCGCCTTGGCTACGTCGCGCAAGCCGAGGGCGAGTTTCCCATCCTCGAACTCACTGCGGACGGCATGAACGTCCTCCGCTCGCGCGAAAAGATCACGCTCACCAAACCGCTCTCTCTCCCGAAAGCGAAACGCGTCACCCGCCGTGAGGGCGAGATCGAGTGCGACGAAATCCTGTTCGCCCGCCTGCGCGAGCTGCGCAAGAAACTCGCCGACGAGCGCGGCGTTCCCGCCTACGTCGTCTTCGGCGACGCCACACTGCGCCAGCTCGCCCGCGAGTATCCGATCGACGTGGACCAACTCGACGGCATCACCGGCATCGGCGAGAAGAAGCGCGCCGAATACGGCCCGACCTTCGTCGCCGCCATCGCGCAGTTTCTCGACACGAACCCGCGGCTGAAATTCAGCGACTAAATCCGACTCATGCCTTTGAGCGCGCGCCTCGATTCTAGCGATCCGCACTGAAAGGTGGTCGTCGCCGTCCCCGGCGACGACGGGCGTCAGTCGGGACGCCGACGCCCACCGATTGCCTGATCTCGCCTAAGCACGCCGACGCTCAGCTGCCGCCATCCGCCTGATCGGTGGCGACGAGGACCATGAGCGCAGCGAGAACGATGACGACGGCAATCATACCGCAGATTCCGGCTGCGCGACCACTGCAAGCTCCGTTTCGATTTCAGCCACGCGCGCCGCGATCGCATTCACGACATCCGCGGCGTCTATCCGCCCACGGCGCTCGAGCGCAAACGCCAGGTCGGCCAGTTCACCGCGGAAACGCTGCAACCGGCCAGCCACGGCCGGAGCCACTCCGGTTTCGTTCTGCATGACGGTTTTCACCAGCTGTTCCACCACTCCCGGATGCTGTGCGCCGCCTCCCGCGCGACGGTCGGCAGATTGTGCACCGCATCCTGCGCCATCGGCAGGTGCTTGACCGCGAGCCAAAGCAGCACCGCCACCACGGCGAGCCACACGACCCAATCGACCGCCATCGCCGCCGACCACGCCCACGGCGGTCCGGAAAACGCCCCGTGATAGAACGCCCGCCGCGCCGCCTTCAGCGGCCACGCCACCATGCCATAAGCGAACAACATCAGCAGCAACGCCGCCCACACCGGAAGGCTCGCCGGGAGGGATGCCCCCAGCAGCGTTCCCGTCGCCAGCAATGTGATCACCGCACACACCATCAACACCGCCAGCAGACCGTGCATCACGGAAATGAAAGGCAGCGCAAAGGTCGGCGTCGGCGGCACGCCGCTACCCTCGCCGAAACACGTCGCTCGCCCCCACGCCCCCGCGCGCATCTCGCGCCGGAACGACCGGCGCCAACCGCGCATCTCTTCCCGGAAGCGTCGCTTCCACTCGCGCCGCGCGTGGTGATCGTGGAAATCGCGCATCGCGCCGTAGTAGCCGGCACGAGCGCGCTTGATGAATTCCTGCGCCGTGAACGGCTCCCCCGCCGACGCCGCCCTTTCTTCCGGCGACTTGGCCACTGGAACCACAATCACGAGGAGCAGATAGGCCAGCGCTCCCGCGCCCCACGCGAGCGTCAGCAGCACGAACAGCACGCGCACAATGGTCGGATCCACCCCGAGGTAGGCGCCCAGACCGTTACACACGCCCGAAACCATCGCCCCGTCGTAGATGCGGTAGAGTCGCTTGACCGGCCCCGCACCCGCGGTCTCTTCCGTCCGCGCCGTGCGCTCACCGCGCGGGGACTCCTCCCGCTTCGCGTCGCCGGGCGCCGCTCCGGGTGCCGTGTCGTCCTCGATCGGCCCCATTTCCGCCAAGACGGCGGCGACCTCCGCTGCCGTCACGACGTTCTTGTGTGCACTCAGCCGACCGCGGAATTTCTCCCCGATCGAGGTCTCGATGTCGGAGAGAATTTCGTCGCGATCCGGATTCTGGCGCAGCCGAGCGCCCGCCGCTTCGAGATAAGCGCGCAACGCGTCATAGCCGGTTTCCTCCAGCTGATAGGCCGTGCCGCCGAGATTGATCGTGATCACCTTGTTCATGGGAGGAAGGCCCGCGGGCCGTTCATTTTTGTCCGAGATTCTTCACGGTGGCGCTGATCTTGTCCCAGTAGCCGAGAGTCTCGCGCAGTTGCGCGCGCCCCGCCGCCGTCAGCTCATAGTATTTGCGCGGCGGTCCGGCCTCCGACTCCTGCCACTCGTAGTCGACCAGCCCTTCCCGGCGCATCTTGCTCAGGAGCGGATAGAGCGTGCCCTCCTGCGTGGCGAAATCGGTCTCGCTCAGCTGCGCCAGGATATCGGCCGCATAGACCTTCTCACCGGCGATGATCTTCAACACGAGGAACTCGAGGAGTCCCTTGCGGATCGCGGTGAATTTTTCGTCGATGGCCATGATTTCGGGCTAAACAAGCTACCTTGTTCACGCAAGGTAGCTGGCGACACCCCGCACACAAGCGAAAAATCCATTCCTCTCCTTCCGGAGTCATCGCGCTCTCCGCCTCAGAACGGCATGAGCCCACCGCCGCCGCCGAACAATGCGCGCAGCAGGACAACCGACAGAAATGATCCCACCACGACGGTAAACGTCTTCGACGTGAGCGTGATCGTGACGGCTTGGGCGAGCGATTGGTTGTAACTCACCTTCCGCAGCACCACGACGAGGATGAGCGCCGCCGTCGCCTCGTCGGCATACATTGTCGTGCCCATCCCGAGCGCCCACAGCGCAATCGCTCCGACCACCGCGCGCGCCACCGTGTCCGCGATCGCCGCCATCGCGAGGCCGAACCACGAGATCTCCACGTCCCAATACTTCGTCGTGAGCTTCAACGCCGCGAGCATCATCACCGCCTTGATAATGAGCTCGACGATGAACGTCAGCCAGCGCGGCGGTCCACGATCGTGATCCCGCGCCGGCGGCGGCGGATTCTCGAGCTCTTCAATCTGCTTCTCCATCTTCGTCCGCGCCGCCGCGTCCGCTTCGATCATCTGCTGCTCCACGCTCTTCTCCTTTGCCGCGGAGATCGGCGCGGCTTTCGCCGGCGCTTCGGTTGCCGCCTTCGTTTCGATCGGGCCTGCGGCTGACTCCGCCGCCTTGGGCGTGTCGGCCATCGGCGTTGGCATCGGCGCCGCCACCGGCCCGTCTGTTACCGGCAAACCCTGCACGACCGCGACCTTCCCGCTCTCCAGCTCGATCCGCCCGGTCTTGAAGATCATCACCTCCCGGGCACCGCGCTTCAGTTCTGAGACCGGTTTGCCGAGCTCCTTCACGACCTCCTCGCGCGCCTGGCCGTAATAAACTGCCGACACCGGCGTCACCGACAGCAGCAAGCACGCGACAGCGAGGACGAGGATTCGCATGGCTCCCGAAAAAGTCGCGCCCGACCGACCCCAGCAAGACCTTTTCCGTCAACGCGTCGTCAAACGGCGCGCCGCCCTCGCACGCACCGCGCGGCCTGTCCGCGTCGCGCGAGAACCGGGACATTGCGCCTTGCGCGTGGCGTCGTATCGACAACGGATAACGCATGCCCGCATCCGCGCCGCTGTCCGAGAATCTCCCGTTCGCCTTCCGCGGCGAGCGTGTCGAAGCGGCGCGCGTCGTCGCCCCCTCCGCAGCACAGCGCCTCCGCGCCGCCCGCAACGCCACCGGCAAACCCAACTCCGACGTGCTGCGCGAGTTCATCGGCGTCGCGTCCGACCGCGCGGAACGCCGGCTCGCCGTCGTCGATTTTCCCGCCGCGATGAGCGAAGCCGAAGCGCAGCTCTACGCCGCTCCGTTCGCCGCTCTCGCGCGCACCGGCACACCGCTCCACTCGCCGAGCCGAAACGACGACCTGCGCAACGCCCTCGCCCGGCTCGAGCGTTTCCTCGCCTGCCCCGCCGCCGACCCGGAACCGGCTTTCGCCTGGATCGAGGGCGACGTCCTGCCCGACAACTCGCTCGTGGTGTGGGCGCGCGACGACGACTTCAGCGCCGCCGTGCTGGCATCGCGAGCCTTCGCGCTCTGGAGCGTCCGCGTCGGCAACCCGCTCGCAGCGCTGCGCTCATTCCCGTTTCCGTGGCCGCCCGCGACCGCGTTGAGCGCGCTCAGCCGCGCGCAGGAAGAACAGCGCTTCGCGCTCGCGCGGGCCGCGCGGAGCGACGACAGCGACGCCCTCGAGGCGGCGCTGGCGGCGGCCTACGGCTGGCCGGCGGACCTGGCGGACGCGGAGCTGCTAGCCCGCCTCGACGCGCTGCACGCGACGCGCCGCTAGTTCTTGCCGTCCCGACCGAACAGGCTGCGGCCCACCTTCCACAACCCCGCGGCCACGAAGCCCGCGAGGCACATCACGACGAAGAGCCCGGTGAGAAGCCGCAGCGTGCCGGCGCCGCCCGTGCCGCCGAGCGCCTCGATCTGCGCGAGGATGTCGCGCGCGAGCCGCATCAGCAGCACGATCGCCGCCACGCAAGTGATCGCGACGGCCCAGCGCAGGGCCTTGCTGGATGGGGCCGCGGGCGCGGGCGGGACGTTCTTGGCGGAGCGCGGCTTCTTCACGGGTTCTCGCCCACGAATTTCCATGAGGTGCGGTAGTCGCGCGGGAGCTTGGTGCCGGTCAGATGCGCGCGGACCATTTCGATCGGCATCGAGCCGCCGCGCATGATCGCGTCGTGGAACTCCTTTTCGCCCATCTTGCCACTCTTCACGAGGTCGGCGTAGAGCGCGCGGATCTGGATCGCGCCCATCATGTAGCCGACCTGGTAGAGCGGCGAGTAGTCGCCGTTGAACGAGCGGCGCACCTCGCCGGTGGCGGTGTGGCGGTCGTGGCCGACGCGATCGACGAGGAAGTCGATGCACTGCTGCGGCGTCCATTTGCCGAGGTGGAAATTGAGCGAGAAGATGATGCGGGCGCAGCGGTGCGTGCGCCAGAAGAGCGCGCCGGCGCGGTCGAGCGGCTTCTGCTGGAAGCCGAGGTCCCAGAGGTGGAACTCCCACCACAGCGCCCAGCCCTCGATCCAGAACGGCGTGTCGAAGGTCCGGCGGTGTTGGTTGTAGCGATCGAGATACCAGAACTGCATGTGGTGGCCGGGAATCAGCTCGTGGAAGACGGTGGCGCGGCAGAGGTGGATGTTGTTCGCGCGCAGGCTGTCGAGCTTGTCCTTGTGGTCCATCGTGTCCGTCGGGAACGACACGATGATGCGGTCGCCACCGAGGAAGAACGGGTTCACCTTCTGCCGCTCGGGCGACATCATGGTCATCGTCCAGTCGTCGACCATGTGCGGCGGCACGGTGAGGAGATTGCGCTGCGTCACGAAATCCACCGCCTCATAGGCGAGGCCAGCGATCATCTGCGGCTGGTCGCCGGGCGCGACGTAGTCGTCTTTCATCTTCTCGAGCGCCTTCTTCCAGTCGTCGCCGTAGCCGAGTTCCTGCGCGACCTTCTTCCATTCGGCCTCGCACCAGGCGAATTCCTTCTCCGCGACGGCGATCAGCTGCTCGGGCGTGTAGGGAATCATCTCGTGCTCGAGATCGACCGCGAGGCCGTCGGCGCCGATCGGGTCGCCCACGATCGGCTCGTCCTCGCCGGGCTTGGCTCCGACGACCTTCTCGCGGAGGAATTTCGCGTAGTCGTCCAGCGCGGTCGTGAGTTTCTTGTAGGGTTCGCGCGTCCACCAGCCGAACTCCGGATCGTAGCCGTCGTAATGCTTGAACCAGTCGCCGAGCTGCTTGCCCGTGGCATCGAGCTGGTTGATGGCGCGGAGCGCGACGATCTTGTCCGGCTTGATGGCGTTCTCGGCCGGTTTGTCGCTCAGGCCGGACTCGAGCGCCTTGCGCACCGCCTCGAGCTGCACGCGCGCGTCGGCCAGGACGGCGGCGGAGGCCTTGCCGTCGGGCCGGGCGTATTCGCGGCGCTTTTCCTGAAGGGTCGCCAGCTGCTCGAAGAACGGCAGCAGCGGCACGATCTCGGCCATGCGCTTCTGCTGACGGTCGAGGAGCGCGAGCTGGAACTTCAGCTCGGCGCGCATCAGCTGCCAGTCGATGCGCCCCTCGGCACCGAGCGCGTCGTAGTTCATGCCGTCGAGCTTCGCCTGCCAGGCGCGGTAGAACTCGCCCAACCGACGCAGCTGCAGGGGCGAATTCGCCACCGGATGCATGACGAGCAAGCCCTCACGGTCGGCGTTGTAGCGTTCGACCAACTCGCGCAGCTCGCTCGACTGCGGCTTCGCGTAGGCCGCGAGGTCAGGCACGTAGTCGGCGGCGGAGCGCTGCGATTGCGCCGGCTGGCCGTGGCGAAAGCTGTCGTCGGCCGCGAAGGCGGAGGCTGCGAGTGATCCGAGGGCAAGGAGGCAACGAACGGCGTGGTGCGTCATGGGCAAACGGGGTCCGCGCAGTGTTCCGCGAAACACCCGCGCCGCAAGCGCGGAGTCCTGGCAAGCCGAGGTGGCCGCCGCCGTCCTCGGCGGCGGCTGAGATCTTCGCGGCTTCAGTGATCTTGGAAGCCGCCGCTCGGGACAGCGGCGACCACCGGTCCGAGCGCCGACGCGGGCGGAATGCGCGCGCTACTTCACCGGCCGCCACACCGCCATCGGCGCCACCCCGCGGTTGTTCCAGGCGAAATACGGCACGGCGGTCGCACCGTCGACGTCGAGCACGGTCACGCCGCCGAGCAGGTCCGGGCGCGCCTGCGGCACGAGCTTCGGCGCGCGGGCGACCTTTTCGGGGATCGCCTGGTCGGCCTGCTCGAAACAATAGACGACCGGTCCGCGCTCGAAGGCCACCTGCCCCTCCGTGGCAGCGATCGCGGGATGACCGCGCACGACTTGCGGCGGCATTGCAAGGTCCACCTCGATCGTGTCGCCGGTGCGCCATTCGCGCGTCAGCCACACGTAGCCGTCGGCCTCGATGAGCGCGGCGCGCTCGTTGCCGAAGCGCACGGACCAGTCGGCCGTCTTCGGGTTCTCGTAGCGGTAGAGGTCGGACGGCACAGGCCGGCCCTGCGCCCAGCCGGGGACGCGGAGCTTGAGCGTGAACGTCGTGGGCTTTTCCGGCGCGAACGTCAGTATCACGCGGCCGTTCCACGGGTAGTCGGTCGTCTGCGTCACGCGCACCTTTTGTCCGGCGACGCTGACCTCGCCTTCGCTGGTGGCGTAGAAGTTCACGTAGAGCGCGTCGTCCTTCACCGCGTAGAAATAGCCCGACAGCGCCGCGAGCGTGCGCATGAGGTTCGGCGGGCAGCACGCGCAACCGAACCACGGCGCGCGCCCAGCATGCGAGTGGTTGTTCTTGGCCGCGCCGTCGTAGACGAGCGGGTTGGGATAGAAGAACCGGTCGCCGCTCGCCGAGACGCCGCTGAGGAAGCCGTTGAACGCCGTGCGCTCGAACACGTCCATGTAGCGGCTCTCGCCCGAGAGCAGGAACATCCGGTGCGCCCACATCATGAGCGCGACGGCGGCGCAGGTCTCGTTGTAGCCGTCGTGCGGCAGCTCGTAGTCGGCGCCGTAGGCCTCGCCCTTCGCCAGCGCGCCGACGCCGCCGGTGAGGTAGAGCTTGCGCGAGGCCATGTTCGTCCAGATGCGCTCGATCGCGTGCTGGTAGCGCGCATCGCCCGTCAGCGCGGCGACGTCGGCCATGCCGGAATAAAGGTAGTTCGCGCGCACGGCGTGTCCGATGGCCTCGGTCTGGTCGACGACCAGCGCCTGCTGCTGACTGTAGGGGCTCCCCTTCGGACCGCGCGCATCGAGGAAGATTTGCGCGAGCTTCAGCCAGCGCGCGTCGCCGGTCACGCGGTAGAGTTTCACCAATCCCATCTCGACGATCTCGTGGCCGGGGGCGATGCGGAGCTGGCCGTCGCCGAAGTCACGCCAGAGCAGTTCGGCGTTTTTCAAACAGACGTCGAGCAGCGTGCGTTTGCCCGTGGCCTGGAAATGCGCGACGCCCGCCTCGTAGAGATGGCCGCAGTTGTAGAGTTCGTGGCTGAGCTCGGGGTCCTTTTCCCAGCGCTTCACGCCCACCCATTTGTGGCCGGGCGAGTCGGGATGCATCGTGCGGAACGTGTAGAGGTAACCGTCCGGCTCCTGCGCCGCCGCGATGCGCGCGATCCAGCCGTCGAGCCGCGCCGCGAGCGCCGCGTCGGGCCGCAGGCTGAGCACGTAGGCCGCGCCCTCGATCGCCTTGTAGGCGTCGGTGTCGTCGAACGGGTAGATCGTCGGCGGCTGGATCTGGAAATCCTTCTCGCCCGCCGCGCGGCGGCGCATGACCTCGGCCGCGAGATCGAAGTTCCGCAAACGACCCGACTCTTCGCACTGCTCGAGCGCGAAGGGCACGGTGACGGTGCGGTTCGTCTCCTGCTTCGCCTTCCAAAATCCGTCCGTCACGCGCACGGCCGTGAACGACACGGGACGAATCGGGTAGTCGGCCGCGCGCAACGCGAGCGGGGGAAGCGAAGCCGACACAGCCAAGGCGAACGCTGCAAATCGGGGTGGCAACAGCATGGCGCGAGGCTCCGCCAGTGCGACCCACCGCGCAAGCGCGCGGCGTGTGCACCGACAACACGTCGAGAGTGGCGGGAGCTTCCAGCTCCCGCTACTCTCCCGCTGCTTTTGCGCGACTCAGAACCGCCACTCCAATCCCGCGAAGACGCCGGCGCCGGGCTGCGGGTAGCCATGGACTTCCTCGTAGTGCTCGTTGAGGAGATTCTCGACGCGCGCCTTGACCGTCAGCGTGTTCGTCGCCTGCCACGCCGCGTAGAGGCGCGCGACGGTGTAGTCTTCGGCGTCGATTGTCGCGAACGTCGCCGCGTGCACATCCTCGCGTTGCGCGGCGAACGCCACCCCGGCACCGACGCTGAACCCGCCGCCGAAATCGCGCCAGAGATCCGCCGAGCCGCTGTGCCGCGGACGACGCAGGAGGCGCGTGTGTTGAGTGAGGTTGTCCGCCTCGAGATACGTGTAGGCGAACCGCACCTCGGTCGCGCTCGTGCCGGGCAGCGTGAACTTGCCCGACAGCTCCACGCCGCGCGTGCGCGCGCGCTCGACGTTCTTCACCGTGCTGGGAAACGCGACAAAATCGAAGGTGATGAGATTCGTCAGCCGTGTGTCGAACCACGTCGCGCTGAGCGTGCCGCGATTCTGCGGAAGGTAGAAATCGGCGCCGGCGTCCCAGCCGCGCGCCTTTTCCGGCGCGAGGTTCGGATTGCCGACATAGAATGCGCTCTGGCCGTAGAGATCGAGAAACGACGGCGCGCGGAAGCCGGTGCCGTAGCTCGCGCGGAATTTCACGCGTTGCTGCGCCACTAGCCAAGCGGCGGTGACACGGCCGGTCGTCGCGCGGCCGAAGGTGTCGGAATCGTCGCTGCGCAGGCCGGCGGTGAGGTAGACGTTCTCGACGGGATTGATCTCGTCCTGCACGAACACGGCGAAGAGCTGCTGGTGGCGGTTGATGGCGCCGAAGCCGGTGTTGACCGTGTGGTTGGCCTCGGCCGTGACGCCGCCGGTGACGCGCTGCTTCTCCGCGCCGGTGTAGGTCGCCTGCCAGTCGAGGACGGCGCGGCGGTTTTTCACGACGGTGATCTGCGTGGCCGAGCCGGCGCGCGGGTTTTCCGAGACGAAGCGCCGGTCCTGCCCGCCGAGCACGGCGCGGCTCGTCAGCGTCGGCGACGGCGTGAAGTCGGCGAACACGGTCGCGAGCTGGTTGCTCTCGTAGTCCTGGTTATCGGGATCGTTCGTGAAGCGCGTGCCGGGCGAACCGTAGACGCCGTGGAACCCGCGCCACGTGGCGCCGACCGCGACGGCGTCGCTCACGCGATGATCGACGCGCAGCACGTAGGTCGCGGAATCGAAATCGTTGTTCGCGCGATCGTTGTCGGTATGGCCGCCGAGCGCGGAGAACGAAAAGGCGTTCTTCGCGTCGCCGCGCTGTGCCTTCACCGCGCCCTGGATCGTGCCGAACGAACCGGCCTCGGCGGAGACGCTGCCGCTCAGTGGGCCCGCGCCGCGCTGCGCCCGCAGCGAGACGACGCCGCCGACCGCCTCGCCGCCGTAGAGCGTGCTCTGTGGGCCGTGAGCGATCTCGAGCGAATCGCAGCCGGTGACGCAAGCGCCACCGAGCGCGACGGCGTAGTCGGTGTTCGGATCGTTGAAGCGGATGCCGTCGACGATGAAGAGCGTCTGGTTGCTGTTCGTGCCGCGGAGAAACAGCGACGTGGAACTGCCGGCGCCGCCCGAAGCGAAGGCCGGCGCGCCCGCCACGCCGGCGAGCGCGGAGCGCAGCCCCGTGAGTTGCTGCCGTGCGAGTTCGGCGGCGCTGATCGAATCGATGGCGCTGCCGAGCGTGTTGGCGGCGGCAGGCGTGCGCGTCGCGGTGACGAGGTAGTCGTCGATTTTCGTGGGCGCCGCGTCTTGCGCGAGCGCGAGGAGCGCCGGCGCGAAGCCGGCGGCGAGGAGGAGCGAGCGTCGGAGCGACGCCGCGATCGAGTTGGACATGATCTGCTTTTCCGAGTGGCAAGAGCAGATCCACGCCTGCGCGCCGGCTTTGCTGCGTCGGCGCGCGAAACAGGTTTCCACTCTCACCCTTCATTGGCGGCGAGCCGTGGCCCGCTGCACTGATGCGATGAAGTTTCCGCCGCGCGCTGTGACGCACAGCGGCGGAAGGTGAGACTCGGCAGCCAGATGTTCGGACTCCGCCCTGCGCGCATCTTGCGACGCGCTCCTCCTCCCCGCCTTCACCCCGTGGAAATGGGATTGGCGTATCCGGCGCCTGCCGCCGGTGGGGATTTGTCGGACGTTACCGCAGCGCAACTGTGGCCGGTTTGCACGGCCTTCCCTGCGTCTGCCAAGTTGACGGTGAAAGAACTCAGGAGCGGCAAGAAATCCGGCGCGGCGCGAAACTCGCAAGCGCAATCACTGCGCGCGCATTGCGATGACGCGATGCACAGCGCCCCAGATCGCGCGCTGAGGTGGTCGCCGACGTCCCGGCAGCGACACGACCGTCAGCGCCATCCGCGCGAATCGCGCGCAGGGCCGTTGCGGGCAACGCCCCCACCAGCACGCATCCGCAGCTCGCGCGCCGAATTGTCATAAAATTCCGCTCCGCCCGCCGAGAGCCGCACGCCACTGTTGCCTTTCTCGCATCATCGAATCTTGATGCATCGATACGAACTGACCGCATGCCGCCCGACCGCACTCTTTCTCCCGCCGAAATCGCCCTGCGCCGCACCCTCGCGGAGCGCGTCGTCCTCATCGACGGCGCCATGGGCACGACGATCCGCGGCTACGGCCACACTGAGGAACAGGTGCGCGGCGAGCGCTTCCGGAACGCGCCGAAGGACCTCAAGAACAACGGCGACCTCTACTCGCTCACCCTCGCGCCGACGATCGAGGACATCCATCGCCGCTTCCTCGAAGCCGGCGCCGAGATCATCGAAACCAACACCTTTTCCGCCACGTCGATCGGCCAGAGCGAGTTCTTCATCGAGGACCCGCGCGAGCGCGGTGGCCGCAAGGACCCGGCGTTCTACGAGGAGGTCATCAAGAACCCGTTCCTCGCCGAGCTCGCGCACGACATCAATTTCCAGTCCGCGCAACAATGCCGCCGCTGGGCCGACCGCGTCGCCAACGCCACCGGCCGTCGCCGCTACGTCGCCGGCGCGATCGGGCCGCTGACCGTCTCGCTCTCCAACTCCCCCGATGCCGACGACGCGGGCTTTCGCGTCGTCACCTTCGATCAGGTCAAAACCGATTACACGCGCCAGATCCGCGCGCTCATCAAGGGCGGCGTCGATCTCCTGCTCGTCGAGACGATCTTCGACTCGCTCAACGCCAAGGCCGCCCTCGTCGCGATCGACGAGGTTTTCGCCGCCGACGGCGTGAAGCTCCCGCTGATGATCTCCGCCGCCGTCGGCCGCGGTGGCGAGACGATGATTTCCGCGCAGACCGTCGAGGCGTTCTGGAACGCCGTGCGCCACACGCGCCCCCTCGCGGTCGGACTCAACTGCTCCATCGGTCCCGATCTCATGCGGCCGTTCCTCGAGGAGCTCGGCCAGAAGTCCGACGCGTTCATCTCGTGCTACCCGAACGCCGGCCTGCCCAATCCGCTTTCGCCGACCGGCTTCGACCTCACGCCCGCCGACATGGCGCGTTACATGGGCGATTTCGCGCAACACGGCCTGTTCAACATCGCCGGCGGCTGCTGCGGCAACACGCCCGAGCACATCGCCGCCATCGCCGAAGCGCTCCGCCCGAAACCCGCGCGCTCGCTCACGATCCTCGCGCCGAAGCTCGCGCTGTCCGGCTCCCTGCCGTTCACCCATCGCGAAGGCACCTTCACGATGATCGGCGAGCGCACCAACGTCGCCGGCTCCCCGAAGTTCGCGAAGCTGATCAAGGAAAACAAATACGAGGAAGCCGTCAGCGTCGCCCGCCAGCAGGTCGAGAACGGCGCCAACGTCGTCGACGTGTGCATGGACGACGGCCTGATCGACGGCCCGGCGGCCATGACGCGCTTCCTCCAGCTCTGCGCCTCCGAGCCCGAGGTCGCGAAGGTGCCGTTCATGATCGACTCCTCCAAATGGGAGGTGCTCGAGGCCGGCCTGAAATGTCTTCAGGGCAAAGGCATCGTCAACTCGATCTCCCTCAAGGAGGGCGAAGCGAAATTTCTCGAGCAGGCGCGCGTCATCCGCCGCTACGGCGCCGCCGTGGTCGTCATGGCGTTCGACGAACAAGGCCAGGCCTCCACGCTCGGCGACAAGATCCGCATCTGCGAACGCGCCTACCGTCTCCTCGTCGGCTCGGCCGGCTTCGCCCCGGAAGACATCATCTTCGACCCGAACATTCTCACCGTCGGCACGGGCATCGAGGAGCACGCGAACTACGCCGTCGATTTCATCGAGGCCACGCGCTGGATTAAGCAAAACCTCCCGCACGCGCGCGTCAGCGGCGGCCTCTCCAACGTCTCCTTCGCCTTCCGCGGCAACAACGTCGTCCGCGAGGCCATGCACGCGGCGTTTCTCTACCACGCGATCCGCGCCGGCCTCGACATGGCGATCGTCAACCCGGCGATGCTCGAGGTTTACGAAGAGATTCCCAAAGATCTGCTCGAACTCGTCGAAGACGTCCTCCTCAACCGCCGCCCCGAGGCCACCGAGCGTCTCGTCGACTTCGGCGAAAAGCTCAAGGCCACCGGCGCCGTCAAGGACCAGAAGGCCAACATCGAGATCCTCGAAGCCTGGCGCCGCGGCACCGTCGAGGAACGCCTCTCGCACGCACTCGTGAAAGGCATCGACGCATGGATCGATCAGGACACCGAGGAAGCCCGCCAGAAATACGGCAAGCCGCTCCTCATCATCGAAGGCCCGCTGATGGACGGCATGCGCGTCGTCGGCGATCTCTTCGGCGCGGGCAAGATGTTCCTCCCGCAGGTCGTGAAGTCCGCGCGCGTGATGAAGAAGGCCGTGGCCTACCTCGAGCCCTACATGCAGGCTGAGAAGGAGGCCGCGCGCAAAGCCCGCGAGGCCGATCCGTCCGCGCAAGCCGCCGCGGCCGCCGCCACCGATGCCGCGCGGGGCGACTCCGCCGGCCGAGTCGTCATG
This portion of the Candidatus Didemnitutus sp. genome encodes:
- the metH gene encoding methionine synthase — translated: MGTTIRGYGHTEEQVRGERFRNAPKDLKNNGDLYSLTLAPTIEDIHRRFLEAGAEIIETNTFSATSIGQSEFFIEDPRERGGRKDPAFYEEVIKNPFLAELAHDINFQSAQQCRRWADRVANATGRRRYVAGAIGPLTVSLSNSPDADDAGFRVVTFDQVKTDYTRQIRALIKGGVDLLLVETIFDSLNAKAALVAIDEVFAADGVKLPLMISAAVGRGGETMISAQTVEAFWNAVRHTRPLAVGLNCSIGPDLMRPFLEELGQKSDAFISCYPNAGLPNPLSPTGFDLTPADMARYMGDFAQHGLFNIAGGCCGNTPEHIAAIAEALRPKPARSLTILAPKLALSGSLPFTHREGTFTMIGERTNVAGSPKFAKLIKENKYEEAVSVARQQVENGANVVDVCMDDGLIDGPAAMTRFLQLCASEPEVAKVPFMIDSSKWEVLEAGLKCLQGKGIVNSISLKEGEAKFLEQARVIRRYGAAVVVMAFDEQGQASTLGDKIRICERAYRLLVGSAGFAPEDIIFDPNILTVGTGIEEHANYAVDFIEATRWIKQNLPHARVSGGLSNVSFAFRGNNVVREAMHAAFLYHAIRAGLDMAIVNPAMLEVYEEIPKDLLELVEDVLLNRRPEATERLVDFGEKLKATGAVKDQKANIEILEAWRRGTVEERLSHALVKGIDAWIDQDTEEARQKYGKPLLIIEGPLMDGMRVVGDLFGAGKMFLPQVVKSARVMKKAVAYLEPYMQAEKEAARKAREADPSAQAAAAAATDAARGDSAGRVVMATVKGDVHDIGKNIVGVVLACNNYEVIDLGVMVPCEKILAVAKEKQADIIGLSGLITPSLDEMVHVAKEMQRLDFKLPLLIGGATTSAAHTAVKIAPHYEEPVVHVLDASRVIGVVSQLLSTDNKAAFVAEIQDKQEKQRIEFGDRRTARKLLPLAEARRRAQPTEWSIADIPRPEFLGTRSFSSAEAAPAEVEELKLKSEPPASGDLNLNSQLKPQLLDLNEVAQLIDWGPFFSAWELHGRFPDLLTDPVVGEEASKVYREGQAMLQRILAEQRYTAKAVLGFWPANSVGDSVEVYADESRSQVLKTFHFLRQQNEKPEGQHNHSLADYIAPKDSGRLDYLGAFAVTAGHGVEAFAQEFRAKHDDYSAIMAQALGDRLAEALAEYMHKQARDFSGYGKLEHYALKDIIREKYRGIRPAPGYPACPDHTEKPALFDLLEATAKTDITLTESCAMHPASSVSGLYFNHPDSKYFAVGKLGKDQIADYAARKGIAVTEAERWLAPYLDY
- a CDS encoding TonB-dependent receptor; translation: MSNSIAASLRRSLLLAAGFAPALLALAQDAAPTKIDDYLVTATRTPAAANTLGSAIDSISAAELARQQLTGLRSALAGVAGAPAFASGGAGSSTSLFLRGTNSNQTLFIVDGIRFNDPNTDYAVALGGACVTGCDSLEIAHGPQSTLYGGEAVGGVVSLRAQRGAGPLSGSVSAEAGSFGTIQGAVKAQRGDAKNAFSFSALGGHTDNDRANNDFDSATYVLRVDHRVSDAVAVGATWRGFHGVYGSPGTRFTNDPDNQDYESNQLATVFADFTPSPTLTSRAVLGGQDRRFVSENPRAGSATQITVVKNRRAVLDWQATYTGAEKQRVTGGVTAEANHTVNTGFGAINRHQQLFAVFVQDEINPVENVYLTAGLRSDDSDTFGRATTGRVTAAWLVAQQRVKFRASYGTGFRAPSFLDLYGQSAFYVGNPNLAPEKARGWDAGADFYLPQNRGTLSATWFDTRLTNLITFDFVAFPSTVKNVERARTRGVELSGKFTLPGTSATEVRFAYTYLEADNLTQHTRLLRRPRHSGSADLWRDFGGGFSVGAGVAFAAQREDVHAATFATIDAEDYTVARLYAAWQATNTLTVKARVENLLNEHYEEVHGYPQPGAGVFAGLEWRF